From Paracoccus aminovorans, one genomic window encodes:
- a CDS encoding ABC transporter substrate-binding protein, protein MKGRIIILSAGLALAGPALAQDSASPQPQTVHAAVLRVDMPRLPPISRLDTLPGDLGFAGARLAIEDNDTTGRFMGQDFEAAEVTATPETAAAEMDKLLDQGVPFIVTLADDATTLALADQAGDKALVLNARARGDTLRGKDCRANVIHTAPSQAMLTDALAQFLVWKKWPNWFLVAGSHPDDIALADAYRRAATKFGAKIVEERTYEDTGGSRRSDSGHVQVQQQMPVFTQRAPAYDVLIAADENDVFANWLPYETWDARPVAGSAGLVPRSWAPSLEAWGAMQFQNRFEKLANRPIREEDYQTWVALRMIGEAATRTQSTDATAIREFMLSDKFEVAGFKGQKLTVRDWDHQLRQPILLATPAVTASVSPQDQYLHQTSALDTLGIDRPETECKF, encoded by the coding sequence ATGAAAGGCAGAATCATCATACTTTCGGCTGGGTTGGCCCTGGCAGGCCCGGCGCTTGCGCAGGATTCCGCGTCTCCGCAGCCGCAAACCGTTCATGCCGCCGTCCTGCGTGTGGACATGCCGCGGCTGCCGCCGATCTCGCGGCTGGACACGCTGCCGGGAGATCTGGGCTTTGCCGGCGCCCGGCTGGCGATCGAGGATAATGACACCACCGGCCGCTTCATGGGCCAGGATTTCGAGGCGGCAGAGGTGACCGCCACGCCCGAGACCGCCGCGGCCGAGATGGACAAGCTGCTGGACCAGGGCGTGCCCTTCATCGTCACGCTAGCCGACGACGCGACGACGCTGGCGCTGGCCGACCAGGCCGGCGACAAGGCGCTGGTGCTGAACGCCCGGGCGCGGGGCGACACCCTGCGCGGCAAGGATTGCCGGGCCAATGTCATCCATACCGCGCCCAGCCAGGCCATGCTGACCGATGCGCTGGCGCAGTTCCTGGTCTGGAAGAAATGGCCGAACTGGTTCCTGGTCGCCGGCAGCCATCCCGACGACATCGCGCTGGCCGACGCCTATCGCCGCGCCGCGACCAAGTTCGGCGCCAAGATCGTCGAGGAACGCACCTATGAGGACACCGGCGGCAGCCGGCGCAGCGACAGCGGCCATGTCCAGGTCCAGCAGCAGATGCCGGTCTTTACCCAGCGCGCGCCAGCCTATGACGTGCTGATCGCGGCCGATGAAAACGATGTTTTCGCCAACTGGCTGCCCTATGAGACCTGGGACGCGCGCCCGGTCGCGGGCTCGGCCGGGCTGGTGCCGCGCAGCTGGGCGCCCTCGCTGGAGGCCTGGGGCGCGATGCAGTTCCAGAACCGCTTCGAGAAGCTGGCAAACCGCCCGATCCGCGAGGAGGACTATCAGACCTGGGTCGCCCTGCGCATGATCGGCGAGGCCGCGACAAGGACGCAAAGCACCGACGCGACCGCGATCAGGGAATTCATGCTCTCGGACAAGTTCGAGGTCGCGGGCTTCAAGGGCCAGAAACTGACCGTGCGCGACTGGGACCACCAGCTGCGCCAGCCGATCCTGCTGGCGACGCCCGCGGTCACCGCCTCGGTCAGCCCGCAGGACCAGTATCTGCACCAGACCTCGGCGCTGGACACGCTGGGCATCGACCGTCCCGAAACCGAATGCAAGTTCTGA
- a CDS encoding ABC transporter ATP-binding protein yields the protein MSDALSIQNVSHAFGRFQALKDVSLTVPRGGFTALLGVNGAGKTTLFSLITRLYDNNSGRIAVAGHDLRREPGAALARLGVVFQSRALDADLTVAQNLDYHAALHGIPRREARARAAEVLAQVGLSDRLDSKVSALSGGQQRRAEIARALIHRPEILLLDEPTVGLDVKSRAEVVALTRALTRGGVSALWATHILDEIRPEDGLVILHQGQVLAHGNAGDIGGEDLTAAFLRLTGEQA from the coding sequence ATGAGCGATGCGCTTTCGATCCAGAATGTCAGCCACGCCTTCGGCCGCTTCCAGGCGCTGAAGGACGTGTCGCTGACGGTGCCGCGCGGTGGTTTCACCGCGCTTCTGGGCGTCAACGGCGCCGGCAAGACGACGCTGTTTTCCCTGATCACCCGGCTTTACGACAACAACTCGGGCCGGATCGCGGTCGCGGGCCACGACCTGCGCCGCGAACCGGGGGCGGCGCTGGCCCGGCTGGGGGTGGTGTTCCAGTCCCGGGCGCTGGACGCCGACCTGACCGTGGCGCAGAACCTGGACTATCACGCCGCCCTGCACGGCATCCCCCGGCGCGAGGCGCGGGCCCGCGCCGCCGAGGTGCTGGCCCAGGTCGGCCTGTCGGATCGGCTGGACAGCAAGGTCTCGGCCCTGTCGGGCGGCCAGCAACGCCGGGCCGAGATCGCCCGCGCCCTGATCCACCGCCCCGAGATCCTGCTTCTGGACGAGCCGACCGTGGGCCTGGACGTGAAATCCCGGGCCGAGGTGGTGGCGCTGACCCGCGCCCTGACCCGCGGCGGGGTCTCGGCGCTTTGGGCCACGCATATCCTCGACGAGATCCGGCCCGAGGACGGGCTGGTCATCCTGCACCAGGGCCAGGTCCTGGCCCATGGCAATGCCGGGGACATCGGCGGCGAGGACCTGACCGCCGCCTTCCTGCGCCTGACCGGAGAGCAGGCATGA
- a CDS encoding YncE family protein, translating to MIRWLALLLLAGPAGAADLAFITSQNAGAVSVIDLGSGVVRAKVALPGAPAPVAYDPGHGRAYVVAAQTGRLTVLDEDGLEIGGRDLPEGAFGIAAAADGGVFITEWYQGRLIRLDAELRELWSVPTGRAPAGVATDGILVATADRDDDRVSIYDAATGAVRARVAVGRHPYAVAFHAGRLWTADVQSDTVSVIDPQAGRMIGQVPTGSHPYGVAFAGGRGFVTDQYAGTVTVFDPETLGVTATLETGDYPEGIAALPDGSGVVVAHWDSNTLVWIDAARLQITREIELPDGPRAFGAFTGRQE from the coding sequence ATGATCCGCTGGCTGGCCCTGCTGTTGCTGGCCGGGCCGGCGGGGGCCGCCGACCTGGCCTTTATCACGTCGCAGAACGCCGGGGCGGTGTCGGTGATCGACCTGGGCTCCGGCGTGGTGCGGGCCAAGGTGGCCCTGCCCGGCGCCCCGGCGCCCGTCGCCTATGATCCCGGCCATGGCCGCGCCTATGTCGTCGCGGCCCAGACCGGTCGGCTTACCGTGCTGGACGAGGACGGCCTGGAGATCGGCGGGCGGGACCTGCCCGAGGGCGCCTTCGGCATCGCTGCGGCAGCCGACGGCGGGGTTTTCATCACCGAATGGTATCAGGGTCGGCTGATCCGGCTGGATGCAGAGCTGCGCGAGCTGTGGTCGGTGCCGACCGGGCGCGCGCCTGCCGGCGTGGCCACGGACGGGATCCTGGTCGCCACGGCGGACCGCGACGACGACCGGGTCTCGATCTACGATGCCGCGACCGGGGCGGTCAGGGCCCGCGTCGCGGTCGGCCGGCACCCCTATGCGGTGGCCTTTCACGCCGGGCGGCTGTGGACGGCGGATGTGCAAAGCGACACCGTCAGCGTGATCGACCCGCAGGCGGGACGGATGATCGGGCAGGTCCCGACCGGCAGCCATCCCTATGGCGTCGCCTTCGCCGGCGGGCGCGGCTTCGTCACCGACCAATATGCCGGCACGGTCACGGTCTTCGACCCCGAGACGCTGGGGGTGACAGCAACCCTGGAAACCGGCGATTATCCCGAAGGGATCGCCGCCCTGCCCGACGGCTCGGGCGTGGTGGTGGCGCATTGGGACAGCAACACGCTGGTCTGGATCGACGCCGCCCGCCTGCAGATCACCCGCGAGATCGAATTGCCGGATGGTCCGCGTGCCTTCGGCGCCTTCACGGGCCGGCAGGAGTGA
- a CDS encoding c-type cytochrome, methanol metabolism-related produces MTSKTTASLMAMCIACAAGAIASTAIAQDAPQDPAQSGAGAAAAVSGDAQQQAQQPAASDDAAPAAEEGLEVKQEDGKLVLPNGQDMTPDHMENGRWYTADDIPTFKIAEDGTIDYATFSGYRRYSAECHVCHGPDGEGSTYAPALKNSVLKLDYYDFQEIVASGKQEVNKAANLVMPAFGTNKNVWCYVDDIYVYLVARGAGDLPRGRPAKKESKSDEFTAQEDSCMNG; encoded by the coding sequence ATGACCAGCAAGACCACCGCCAGTCTGATGGCGATGTGCATCGCCTGCGCCGCGGGCGCCATCGCCTCGACCGCCATCGCCCAGGACGCGCCGCAGGATCCGGCACAGTCGGGCGCGGGGGCCGCCGCCGCCGTCTCGGGCGATGCCCAGCAGCAAGCCCAGCAACCGGCCGCCAGCGACGACGCCGCTCCTGCCGCCGAAGAGGGGCTGGAGGTCAAGCAGGAGGACGGCAAGCTCGTCCTGCCCAATGGTCAGGACATGACCCCCGACCACATGGAGAACGGCCGCTGGTACACCGCCGATGACATCCCGACCTTCAAGATCGCCGAGGACGGCACCATCGACTACGCCACCTTCTCGGGCTACCGGCGCTATTCGGCGGAATGCCACGTTTGCCACGGCCCGGACGGCGAAGGTTCGACCTATGCGCCGGCGCTGAAGAATTCGGTTCTGAAGCTGGACTATTACGATTTCCAGGAAATCGTCGCCTCGGGCAAGCAAGAGGTGAACAAGGCCGCCAACCTGGTGATGCCGGCCTTCGGGACCAACAAGAACGTCTGGTGCTACGTGGACGACATCTATGTCTATCTGGTGGCGCGGGGCGCCGGAGACCTGCCGCGCGGCCGTCCGGCGAAGAAGGAAAGCAAGTCCGACGAATTCACGGCGCAGGAAGATTCCTGCATGAACGGATGA
- a CDS encoding methanol/ethanol family PQQ-dependent dehydrogenase — protein sequence MKNLLNGACLALLMSGSAAFANDSVLAEIAKPEQWALQTGDYANTRYSTLDQINKDNVKDLRVAWTFSTGVLRGHEGAPLVIGDVMYVHTPFPNNVFALDLNDNGKILWRYEPQQDPNVIAVMCCDTVNRGLGYADGMILLGQADTTVVALDAKTGEVKWSTKVGDPAIGETLTATVVPVKDKAMVGISGGEYGVRGRMTALNLKDGSVAWKAYSTGPDDEMLVDPEKTTALGKPIGKDSSLNSWEGDQWKIGGGTIWGWFSYDPDLNLIYYGTGNPSTWNPSQRPGDNKWSMTIMARDPDTGMAKWFYQMTPHDEWDYDGVNEMILTNQQIDGKDRKLLTHFDRNGLGYTMDRETGELLVAEKFDPAVNWTTGVDMDPNSETYGRPAVVAQYSTDQNGEDENSTGICPAALGSKDMQPAAFSPKTNLFYVPTNHVCMDYEPFRVAYTAGQPYVGATLSMYPAPNSHGGMGNFIAWDNTKGEIKWSLPEQFSVWSGALATAGDVVFYGTLEGYLKAVDSETGKELYKFKTPSGIIGNVMTYEHGGKQYIGILSGVGGWAGIGLAAGLTNPNEGLGAVGGYASLSQYTELGGQLTVFELPG from the coding sequence ATGAAAAATCTGCTGAACGGCGCCTGCCTTGCGCTGCTCATGTCCGGCTCGGCGGCGTTTGCCAACGACAGCGTGCTGGCCGAGATCGCCAAGCCCGAGCAATGGGCGCTCCAGACCGGCGACTATGCCAACACCCGCTATTCGACGCTGGACCAGATCAACAAGGACAACGTCAAGGATCTGCGCGTCGCCTGGACCTTCTCGACCGGGGTGCTGCGCGGGCATGAGGGCGCGCCCCTGGTGATCGGCGACGTGATGTATGTGCATACGCCGTTTCCGAACAACGTCTTTGCGTTGGACCTGAACGACAACGGCAAGATCCTGTGGCGCTATGAGCCGCAGCAGGATCCGAACGTGATCGCGGTGATGTGCTGCGACACTGTGAACCGCGGTCTCGGCTATGCCGACGGCATGATCCTGCTGGGCCAGGCCGACACGACGGTGGTGGCGCTGGACGCCAAGACCGGCGAGGTGAAATGGTCCACCAAGGTCGGCGACCCCGCCATCGGCGAGACCCTGACCGCCACCGTCGTCCCGGTCAAGGACAAGGCCATGGTCGGCATCTCGGGCGGCGAATATGGCGTGCGCGGGCGCATGACGGCGCTGAACCTCAAGGACGGCAGCGTGGCCTGGAAGGCCTATTCCACCGGCCCCGACGACGAGATGCTGGTCGATCCCGAAAAGACCACCGCGCTGGGCAAGCCGATCGGCAAGGACAGCTCGCTGAACAGTTGGGAAGGCGACCAGTGGAAGATCGGCGGCGGCACGATCTGGGGCTGGTTCTCGTATGATCCGGACCTGAACCTGATCTATTACGGCACCGGCAACCCCTCGACCTGGAACCCGTCGCAGCGTCCGGGCGACAACAAGTGGTCGATGACCATCATGGCCCGCGATCCCGACACCGGCATGGCGAAATGGTTCTACCAGATGACGCCCCACGACGAATGGGACTATGACGGCGTCAACGAGATGATCCTGACCAACCAGCAGATCGACGGCAAGGACCGCAAGCTGCTGACCCATTTCGACCGCAACGGCCTTGGCTATACCATGGACCGCGAGACGGGCGAACTTCTGGTGGCCGAGAAATTCGACCCGGCGGTGAACTGGACCACCGGCGTCGACATGGACCCGAACTCGGAAACCTATGGCCGGCCGGCGGTGGTGGCACAATATTCGACCGACCAGAACGGCGAGGACGAGAACTCCACCGGCATCTGCCCGGCGGCGCTGGGCAGCAAGGACATGCAGCCGGCGGCCTTCTCGCCCAAGACCAACCTGTTCTATGTGCCGACCAACCACGTCTGCATGGACTATGAACCGTTCCGCGTCGCCTATACCGCCGGCCAGCCCTATGTCGGGGCCACGCTGTCGATGTATCCGGCGCCGAACAGCCACGGCGGCATGGGCAACTTCATCGCCTGGGACAACACCAAGGGCGAGATCAAGTGGTCGCTGCCGGAACAGTTCTCGGTCTGGTCGGGCGCCCTGGCCACCGCGGGCGACGTGGTCTTCTACGGCACGCTGGAAGGCTATCTGAAAGCCGTGGACTCCGAGACCGGCAAGGAACTCTACAAGTTCAAGACCCCGTCGGGCATCATCGGCAACGTCATGACCTATGAGCATGGCGGCAAGCAGTATATCGGCATCCTCTCGGGCGTCGGCGGCTGGGCCGGCATCGGCCTGGCGGCGGGTCTGACCAACCCGAACGAGGGCCTGGGTGCGGTCGGCGGCTATGCCTCGCTGTCGCAATACACCGAACTGGGCGGTCAGCTGACCGTGTTCGAGCTGCCCGGCTAA
- a CDS encoding YVTN family beta-propeller repeat protein, which translates to MKAATAILTSALCLGFALPAAANRVFVSNEKGNDVTVLDSDTLEVIGTYPVGARPRGITISPDGKELYVCASDDDLVRVFDPETMQELHTLPSGPDPELFVLHPSGNPLYIANEDDNLVTVVDTQTHKVLAEIPVGVEPEGMGVSPDGKVVINTSETTNMAHFINSETFEIFGNVLVDSRPRFAQYNDQGTKLYVSAEIGGTVSVIHPENQTIEKKISFEIPGVLPEAIQPVGIRVTKDGKKVFVALGPANRVAVIDGETDEVQDYLLVGQRVWQLAFTPDEKYLFTTNGNSNDVSVIDVAAMKVVKSIPVGQQPWGVVVAPN; encoded by the coding sequence ATGAAAGCCGCAACCGCCATCCTGACCTCGGCCCTGTGCCTGGGTTTCGCCCTGCCGGCCGCCGCGAACCGGGTCTTCGTCAGTAACGAAAAGGGCAATGACGTCACCGTGCTCGACAGCGACACGCTGGAGGTGATCGGCACCTATCCGGTCGGCGCCCGCCCGCGCGGCATCACCATCAGCCCCGACGGGAAAGAGCTTTACGTCTGCGCCTCGGACGACGACCTGGTGCGGGTCTTCGACCCCGAGACCATGCAGGAGCTGCACACGCTGCCCTCGGGTCCCGATCCCGAACTGTTCGTGCTGCACCCCTCGGGCAATCCGCTTTACATCGCCAACGAGGACGACAACCTGGTCACCGTGGTCGATACCCAGACCCACAAGGTGCTGGCCGAGATCCCGGTCGGCGTCGAGCCCGAGGGCATGGGCGTCAGCCCCGACGGCAAGGTGGTGATCAACACCTCGGAAACCACCAACATGGCGCATTTCATCAATTCCGAGACCTTCGAGATCTTCGGCAACGTGCTGGTGGATTCGCGCCCGCGCTTTGCGCAATACAACGACCAGGGCACCAAGCTTTACGTGAGCGCCGAGATCGGCGGCACGGTCAGCGTGATCCACCCGGAGAACCAGACCATCGAGAAGAAGATCAGCTTCGAGATCCCGGGCGTCCTGCCCGAGGCGATCCAGCCGGTCGGCATCCGCGTGACCAAGGACGGCAAGAAGGTCTTTGTCGCGCTGGGCCCGGCGAACCGCGTCGCCGTCATCGACGGCGAAACCGACGAGGTTCAGGATTACCTGCTGGTCGGCCAGCGCGTCTGGCAGCTGGCCTTCACCCCCGACGAGAAATACCTGTTCACCACCAACGGCAATTCCAACGACGTGTCGGTGATCGACGTGGCCGCGATGAAGGTCGTCAAGTCCATTCCCGTCGGCCAGCAGCCCTGGGGCGTGGTCGTGGCGCCGAACTGA
- a CDS encoding SRPBCC family protein, protein MNRVLALTLGAAMALATAAEAHGPVRLKLELDQKLDATPDEVWAVIGKFDDMSWHPAIASTEIAGDGSTDQPEKSERVLHLKADSGDPTITEVLAKWQPEKRCYAYRIEKVEVSVLPVTNYASTLCVKDEGGKALVSWKGGFYRGYPNNNPPADQNDEAAIKAVTGVYQGGLDALAERFGKAE, encoded by the coding sequence ATGAACCGAGTTCTGGCCCTTACCCTTGGCGCCGCCATGGCGCTGGCGACGGCGGCCGAGGCCCATGGGCCGGTCCGGCTGAAGCTGGAACTGGATCAGAAGCTGGATGCGACCCCGGACGAGGTCTGGGCGGTGATCGGCAAGTTCGACGACATGAGCTGGCATCCCGCCATCGCCAGCACCGAGATCGCCGGCGACGGCTCGACCGACCAGCCCGAGAAATCCGAACGGGTGCTGCATCTGAAAGCCGACAGCGGCGATCCGACCATCACCGAGGTTCTGGCGAAATGGCAGCCCGAGAAGCGCTGCTACGCCTATCGCATCGAAAAGGTCGAGGTCTCGGTGCTGCCGGTGACGAATTACGCCTCGACCCTGTGCGTGAAGGACGAGGGCGGCAAGGCGCTGGTCAGTTGGAAGGGCGGCTTCTATCGCGGCTATCCCAACAACAACCCGCCCGCCGACCAGAACGACGAAGCGGCGATCAAGGCGGTGACCGGGGTGTATCAGGGCGGCCTCGACGCGCTGGCGGAAAGGTTCGGCAAGGCGGAATGA
- a CDS encoding cupredoxin domain-containing protein produces MTRLLTILLISLGLAAPVAAQEQKPAPKPEAAAGAEAAAPAAEDDDDDDDGEEAATEEGAHEAGAKFDYGFSGMLARDNRTQLAPLTLASGKPVATAEYKLKSGGYYRIDVTADGSQELALSGGDFFRAVWINEVVINDIEIRPMGVHSLEFDDAGTATISFIAIVPGRYTLSIPGSHGETQQAVFNIQ; encoded by the coding sequence ATGACCCGTCTGCTGACCATCCTTCTGATCTCGCTGGGCCTTGCCGCTCCGGTCGCCGCGCAGGAGCAGAAGCCCGCGCCCAAGCCCGAGGCCGCCGCCGGCGCCGAGGCTGCCGCCCCGGCAGCCGAGGATGACGATGACGACGACGATGGCGAAGAAGCCGCGACCGAGGAGGGCGCGCATGAGGCCGGCGCCAAGTTCGACTATGGTTTCTCGGGCATGCTGGCGCGGGACAACCGCACCCAGCTGGCGCCGCTGACGCTGGCCTCGGGCAAGCCGGTGGCGACGGCGGAATACAAGCTGAAATCAGGCGGCTATTACCGCATCGACGTCACCGCCGACGGCAGCCAGGAACTGGCCCTGTCCGGCGGCGACTTCTTCCGCGCCGTCTGGATCAACGAAGTGGTGATCAACGACATCGAAATCCGGCCGATGGGCGTTCACTCCCTGGAATTCGACGACGCCGGCACCGCGACGATCAGCTTCATCGCCATCGTTCCGGGCCGCTATACGCTGTCGATTCCCGGCTCGCATGGCGAAACCCAGCAGGCCGTCTTCAACATCCAGTAG
- a CDS encoding GNAT family N-acetyltransferase, which yields MTGGGTAIRPATPEDHEAIWRILKPVYRAGETYCIPPDITRDEALADWFAAPFTVFVAEADGLVLGTSHVGRNRPGPAAHVANASFATHPSARDRGIARALVAHAKDWARNQGFRAMQFNFVVATNADAVHSWQKAGFDIVGRLPGAFLHPQHGYVDALVMFHDLTGGQP from the coding sequence ATGACCGGCGGCGGGACCGCGATCCGTCCCGCCACGCCCGAGGATCACGAGGCGATCTGGCGGATCCTGAAGCCGGTCTATCGCGCGGGCGAGACCTATTGCATCCCGCCCGACATCACCCGGGACGAGGCGCTGGCGGATTGGTTCGCCGCGCCCTTCACCGTCTTCGTGGCCGAAGCGGACGGGCTGGTGCTGGGCACCAGCCATGTCGGCCGCAATCGGCCCGGCCCGGCGGCCCATGTCGCCAACGCCAGCTTCGCGACCCATCCCTCGGCCCGCGACCGCGGCATCGCCCGCGCGCTGGTCGCCCATGCCAAGGACTGGGCGCGAAACCAGGGGTTCCGGGCGATGCAGTTCAATTTCGTCGTCGCGACCAATGCCGATGCCGTTCATTCGTGGCAAAAGGCCGGCTTCGATATTGTCGGCCGCTTGCCGGGCGCGTTTCTTCATCCGCAACATGGCTATGTCGATGCGCTGGTCATGTTCCACGACCTGACAGGAGGACAGCCATGA
- the fghA gene encoding S-formylglutathione hydrolase: MTLAYETVSENRSFGGTQGVYRHKSQATGTDMTFAIYLPPQAEHGRVPVLWYLSGLTCTHENAMTKAGAQEWAAEYGIAVIFPDTSPRGEGVANDEAYDLGQGAGFYVDATQAPWAPHFRMWHYVTHELPELVFDNFALDRDAQGITGHSMGGHGALTIAMTFPERYRSVSAFAPIANPSESDWGRKQFTAYLGEDKTAWSRHDSTLLMRERGYPGEVLIDQGASDQFLDLLKPEALAHAMMERRQPGAFRMQEGYDHSYFFVQTFMGDHIRWHAERLG; encoded by the coding sequence ATGACCCTGGCTTACGAAACCGTTTCCGAGAACCGCAGCTTCGGCGGCACGCAGGGCGTCTATCGCCACAAGTCGCAGGCCACGGGCACCGACATGACCTTCGCCATCTACCTGCCGCCGCAGGCCGAACACGGCCGCGTGCCGGTGCTGTGGTATCTGTCGGGCCTGACCTGCACGCATGAGAATGCGATGACCAAGGCCGGGGCGCAGGAATGGGCGGCGGAATACGGCATCGCGGTGATCTTTCCCGACACCTCGCCGCGCGGCGAGGGCGTGGCCAACGACGAGGCCTATGACCTGGGCCAGGGCGCCGGCTTCTATGTCGATGCCACGCAAGCGCCCTGGGCGCCGCATTTCCGCATGTGGCACTATGTCACCCACGAACTGCCGGAACTGGTCTTCGACAATTTCGCGCTGGACCGCGACGCGCAGGGCATCACCGGCCATTCCATGGGCGGCCATGGTGCGCTGACCATCGCCATGACCTTCCCCGAACGCTACCGCTCGGTCTCGGCCTTCGCGCCGATCGCGAATCCCTCGGAAAGCGACTGGGGCCGCAAGCAGTTCACCGCCTATCTGGGCGAGGACAAGACCGCCTGGTCCCGGCACGATTCGACGCTGCTGATGCGCGAGCGCGGCTATCCCGGCGAGGTGCTGATCGACCAGGGCGCCAGCGACCAGTTCCTGGACCTGCTCAAGCCCGAAGCCCTGGCCCATGCGATGATGGAGCGCCGCCAGCCCGGCGCGTTCCGCATGCAGGAAGGTTATGATCACAGCTATTTCTTCGTGCAGACCTTCATGGGCGACCACATCCGCTGGCATGCCGAGCGGCTGGGCTGA
- a CDS encoding substrate-binding domain-containing protein: MKRALALAGFLTCVAVAASAQVADLRSKTELRVCADPAAVPMSVQDGSGFENRIAQLLGEKLGQPVVYTWFPQGPGFIRHTLRAGICDLVIGYAQGDEMVLNTNHYYTSAYGIVTRRDSPLAAVETLEDPALKDHPIGVVAGTPPATNLAKAGLAKDMRGWDLFVDRRTEDPVGEMLAQVKSGELAAAVIWGPLAGPLVKQDPELQFTPLLKETSGPRMFYRITMGVRLGEDAWKRQLNSLIRRHQDEIDAILRDAGVPILDDYGKGEKP; encoded by the coding sequence ATGAAACGCGCCCTCGCCCTTGCCGGGTTTCTGACCTGCGTCGCAGTCGCGGCTTCGGCGCAGGTCGCCGACCTGCGCTCCAAGACCGAGCTTCGGGTCTGCGCCGATCCGGCCGCCGTGCCGATGTCGGTGCAGGACGGCTCGGGGTTCGAGAACCGGATCGCCCAGCTTCTGGGCGAAAAGCTGGGCCAGCCGGTGGTCTATACCTGGTTCCCGCAGGGTCCGGGCTTCATCCGTCATACCCTGCGCGCCGGGATTTGCGACCTGGTCATCGGCTATGCCCAGGGCGACGAGATGGTGCTGAACACCAACCATTACTACACCTCGGCCTATGGCATCGTGACCCGTCGCGACAGCCCGCTGGCGGCGGTCGAGACGCTTGAGGATCCGGCGCTGAAGGACCATCCGATCGGCGTGGTCGCCGGCACGCCGCCCGCCACCAACCTGGCCAAGGCGGGGCTGGCCAAGGACATGCGCGGCTGGGACCTGTTCGTGGACCGCCGCACCGAGGACCCGGTGGGCGAGATGCTGGCACAGGTGAAATCGGGCGAACTGGCGGCCGCCGTGATCTGGGGGCCGTTGGCCGGCCCTCTGGTCAAGCAGGACCCCGAGCTGCAATTCACGCCGCTGCTCAAGGAAACCTCGGGGCCGCGCATGTTCTATCGCATCACCATGGGCGTGCGGCTGGGCGAGGACGCCTGGAAGCGGCAGCTGAACAGCCTGATCCGCCGACACCAGGATGAGATCGACGCCATCCTGCGCGATGCCGGGGTGCCGATCCTGGACGATTACGGCAAGGGGGAAAAACCGTGA
- a CDS encoding PQQ-dependent catabolism-associated CXXCW motif protein, translated as MTPRLPVLVLALALTAGAALAQVPEPEGFRGEPYRAPLPATLAGAHVIDDAEAKALHDKGVPFLDMLPRQQRPDNLPEGTLWNAPPHRTIPGAVWLYDTGYQQLAPAETARLADGLALATRGDKTAPVVIFCKADCWMSWNAAKRAVGLGYTAVNWYPRGIDGWQDMGGELVVTPAGP; from the coding sequence GTGACGCCCCGGCTGCCGGTCCTGGTCCTGGCCTTGGCGCTGACCGCCGGCGCCGCCCTGGCCCAGGTGCCCGAGCCCGAGGGTTTCCGCGGCGAGCCCTATCGCGCGCCGCTGCCGGCCACGCTGGCCGGCGCCCATGTCATCGACGACGCCGAGGCCAAGGCGCTGCACGACAAGGGCGTGCCTTTCCTCGACATGCTGCCGCGCCAGCAGCGGCCGGACAATCTGCCCGAGGGCACGCTCTGGAACGCGCCGCCGCACCGGACCATTCCCGGCGCGGTCTGGCTTTACGACACCGGCTATCAGCAGCTGGCCCCGGCCGAGACGGCGCGGCTGGCCGACGGGCTGGCTCTGGCTACCCGGGGCGACAAGACGGCACCGGTGGTCATCTTCTGCAAGGCCGATTGCTGGATGAGCTGGAATGCCGCCAAGCGCGCCGTCGGCCTGGGCTATACGGCGGTGAACTGGTATCCCCGGGGCATCGACGGCTGGCAGGACATGGGCGGCGAGCTGGTGGTCACTCCTGCCGGCCCGTGA